Part of the Nitrospiraceae bacterium genome is shown below.
GAGCGGTTCGACATCAATCCACTCAAGACCAGCTTGTTTTTCGATCTCCGGTGACCTTCTCGGGAACGCGTTTTGAGCAGACGGTGGACCTTTCGCGGTCGGTCTTTATGCATCCGGTCGTTCTGTCCGGCGCAATTTTTTTACGAGAAAGCTATTTTGTGCAGGCGCGCTTTCTCAGCGAGGTGGTCGCAGAGAAGACGGCCTTCGGTCCGCATACCCGCTTTCATCGGGCGCGGTTCCATGAACCTGTCACGTTTCAGCAGTCGGGCTTCAGCGGACTCGCCGAATTCCTTGAGGTCGAGTTTGAACGAGACACAAATTTTTCACGGACGTACTTCAAGCTCGGTACCGGCTTTTCCGGCAGCCGGTTCCGTGGGATGGCCAATTTTTCGGAGTCGCTCTTCGATCGCGAGGCCTTTTTCCCATTTGCGGTTTTTGAGGGCGATGCGTTTTTTCGGCGGGCGACCTTTCGATCGACGGCCGATTTCTCCAACGCGGAATTTCGCGGACAAGACGATTTCGCCAAAGTGCTCTTCGAGGGAGGTCCGGAATTTTCCGGTGCGAAGCGTACCGGCAGGGGGAAAGACCTGCTGGGGCTGGAGAGTCCGAAGATTCAATATTTGATCACGCTGTCCCTCCTGATCTTCAGTGCTCTGCTGATCGCATATTTGATCAAGTCGAAATAGCGCCGCCGTCGGTAGCTTCCACAAGTAATAGGTTCAGGCTTGCTCTGATCCCACCAAAGCTGGTATAAAGCGGCTTGTGGATAACGAGTTCGACGGAATGGAACAGGCAGAGCTGCCCTATCAGGTTCGGATCGACAATTTCGAGGGTCCGCTCGATCTGTTGCTCCATCTCATCAAGAAAAGCGAAATCAATATCTACGATATCCCGATCGCTCTCATCGCCAAACAGTACCTGGAATATCTTGAAGCAATGAAGGATCTGAACTTGACCGTGGCGGGAGAGTTTCTGGTGATGGCGGCGACGTTGCTGCAGATCAAATCCAAAATGCTGCTGCCGGTCGATGAAACGACCGAAGATGAAGAGGATGGTCCAGACCCGCGGGAAGAGTTGGTCCGCCGGTTGCTGGAATACAAGCAATTCAAGGATGCAGCGCGTCAGCTGGATGACCAAGGGCGGTTGTGGCGAGAGCTCTACAGCCGCGAACAGAGTCCGCCTGTCGAAACGGAATCGGATGAGCTCCCTCTCGAAGACGTCAGCCTGTTCGATCTGATGGATGCGCTCAAGGGAGTCTTCGAGCGCAATTCGGGAGCGCAATTGCTGGAGATCATCCCGGATAACCTGACCGTGCGGGATCGAATGAACGTCATCCTTGAGGCATTGGAGGGGCGGGACTCTGTGACGTTCAGCTCGCTGTTTGAATCATCGAGTCATCGGATGGTCATCATCGTGACGTTCCTTGCGCTGCTCGAACTGATCCGACTGCGAACAGCCCGGGTATTCCAAGCGGAAAACTTTGGTCCAATTTTGGTGTCGCGCACGTTTTCGCTCGTGCCCGATCCGGCCGAACTCGATGATGCGGAATGGAGGGGAGCATGAGCCTGACAGTAACCCAGGCGATGGATGAAATTTCGTACGTCGGTAAGGCGGTTGCGGCCGAGGATGTCCCCCACGGTAATGGACATGGCGAGGAGGTCGACCGGCGAGAACTCAGGGCTATTCTCGAAGCGGTGTTGTTCGTGTCATCGGAGCCGGTGCCGGTGGCTCGTTTGGTCTCGGTCTTGGGAGCGGTCAAAAAGGCAGACGTGGAGCAGGCGCTCGCGCAGTTGAAGCAGGAGCTTGAACAGGACGGCCGCGGGGTGCAGTTGGTGCAAGTGGCGGGCGGCTACCGCTTGATGACCAAACCCGACTATGCGCCGTGGATCAAGAAGCTCGAGAAGGCCAAGACGGTGCAGAAGTTGTCTCGGTCTGCTCTCGAATCCCTGGCGATCATTGCCTACAAGCAGCCCCTCGTCCGTTCGGAGATCGAGCAGATTCGCGGCGTGGAGACGTCCGGTGTTCTCCGGACACTCCTTGAGCGAAAATTGGTCCGCATCGTCGGCCGCAAGGAAATTCCTGGTCGACCGATCATGTATGGCACCACGAAGTTTTTCCTTGAGCATTTCGGTTTGCAGGATCTCTCCCAATTGCCGCCCCTACGTGAACTCAAGGAGCTCGGCGACGCCGAGCAGGCATTCTTACCGATGGAGGACGAGACGGGACACATGGGCGGTTCCATGTTGAGCGGGGCATCCGAATCCCCGGATCTGACTCTTGCCTTGGCCAGCCCGTTGCTGACAGAGCCGGTCGAACAGGCTTGACCCAACAAAATCTAGCGGTGGGGGCGGTCTTCACAGGCACCCTGTTCTAAGATTCAGTCTCTCCGGCACCTTCATTCCGATCATCATACGTCTGAGGGGGTGAGGCCCCGTTGACTCTCTTTCCAGTGCTTTGTTAGACTCCTCAATCCGATTCTAAGTCGTTGAAACTCGCTCAGTTCTTGGCACTGGGCGGTCTTAGCAACACGAGGCACCACCAATGGTCAAAGCATGGCTATATTATGATGAAATGTTTCGGTTCGGACGGTCCATCTTGCGGGCTGACGCGGTACAGGATGAATGGGGAGGCGGCGATTCAATTGCCGAGGCAGAAGAACTCCCACCGGCGCCGCAGAACCTGAAGGCAAAACCCGGTAACAGTCGAATCACACTCACCTGGGACGATGTCCCGGACGCGATGTACTACAACGTCTATTTCCAAACGACCAAAGGAGTCCAGATTAAGTTTTCCGAGCTCACACGCCCGATTGCCGGAGAAGAGGATTTCAAAGCCACCATCGGCGTGAAGAAAGACAAAGCGACCTGCATCGAAGGACCCCGTTCACCCTTCATCCATGACGATCTGGCCAACGGGACCTGCTACCACTATGTCGTGACGGTTGTGACGGCGAAGGGCGAAAGTCCGGAATCGCAGGAAGCAATGGCGATTCCTTCACCGTATCTCCTCGCGATGTGCATCGGTCAGGAAGGAGTCGACGACGGAGAATTCAGCTCGCCCACGGGCATCACCCTGGACAAAGACGGCAACATTTACGTTGCCGACACGGACAACCATTCCATCCAGAAATTCGATAAGACCGGGAAGTTTCTCGCTCGCTGGGGTGCGGAGCCGTCGTCTCAGGAAGGATCGTTTTATTACCCGCGGGGTCTCGCGATCGGGTCAGAAGACGTACTGTATGTGGCCGACAGCGGCAACAATCGGGTGCAGCGGTTTGATCTCGATGGCAACGTCTTGCAGGCCTGGGGAAAATTCGGCATGGCCTGGCGCGGGGCCGATATGGGCCGATTCGACGTGCCCTGGGGGCTAACGACCGACCAAGAAGGCAACCTCTATGTGTCGGATACGAGCAATGCCCGTATCCAAAAGTTCAAGGCAGACGGGACGCCGTTATTGAAGTGGGGACGGGACGGAAGCTTCGATGGCGCGTTCTTTTTCCCCCGCGGTATCGCCGTCGATTTTGTCGGCAATATCTATGTGGCGGATGAAGGGAACAACCGCATTCAGAAATTCGACACCCGAGGCAGCTTCTTGACGAAATGGGGACGGGAAGGGAGCGGTCCGGGACAATTCAAGTCGCCGTGGGGAGTGACCTGCGATGCATTGGGGAATGTGTATGTGGTCGATACCGGAAACCACCGCATTCAAAAATTCGACGGCAATGGAACATTTCTCTGTTCATGGGGAAATCGCGGCAGAACCGAAGGCCAATTGAACTTCCCCTACGGCGTGGCCGTGGACAAAGAAGGCTGTGTCTACGTGGTCGACAGTGGCAATAACCGCGTCCTGAAGTATGTGCCGACGGAAGAAGAGTTGAATCGCGGGAAAGACGAGGCGCCGAAGGGACAGGCGTTGAGTACAACTCCTCCGCCGCACAGCGTGGCAGGGAAAGCCGGGGATACGGAAACGTTCCTGAGCTGGATGGAGGTGCCCGGGGCTGTTTCATACAATCTGTACTTCGGCACATCGCAGGGCATCACGAAACAGACGGCAACCAAGATCGAGGGAGTGACCAATCCCTATACGCATACGGGACTTACGAACGATACCGCCTACTTCTACGCGGTGTCGGCGGTGTTCCAGAATGAGACCGAGAGCGCGTTGTCGAGGGAAGTCACGGCAACACCGGTTCTGATCGACATCACCGCTCCTCAGAATCCCTATGCGGTCATCAATCACGGCGCCTTTATGACGAATTCGCCCGAAGTCGTCGTCACGATTTCCGCCCACGACATCGATACCGGGGTTGGGGCCTATTTCATCTCCGAATCGCCGATGACGCCCATGGCAGGGACGCCGGGGTGGGTCGACGTGACGCCGGCGCTCAAGTTCGGAGCAACCATCCCCTTCATTCTGTCGCCGGGAGACGGGCAGAAAGTCATTTATGTCTGGTTCAAAGACGTTGGTGGGAACGTTTCCACGCCTGCCAGCGCGACCATTTTGGTCAATACCTCGGGTTATGTCTGCGTGGCCAAGTGGGGGCGTCCGGGCCGTGGGGCTTCGTTGCTGCACGGGGGGGAGTTCATGGCTCCCATCTACGGCCTCTCCGTGGACCAGCAGGGTTCTCTCTTCGTCGTGGACAACGGAAACAATCGTGTGCAGAAGTTCGACAATGCCGGAAACTTCATCATTCTCTGGGGCAACTTCGGTTCGGCGAATTCGAACTTCCACAATCCGAGCGGCGTAGCCTGCGACGGCAAGGGCGACGTGTGGGTCGTGGACACGAACAATCACCGCGTGCAGAAGTTCGACGGCAGACTGGGCGGCTACCTCATGAAATTCGGATCGCGAGGAAACGGCGAAGGACAGTTCAATTCACCCTGGGGCATCGCAATCGATCGGGTGCGCGGCTACGTCTACGTCGTCGATAGCGCCAACTTCCGTGTCCAGAAGTTCGATATGACCGGCGAGTTCATTATGTCGTGGGGGAGCTTCGGGAACGGTGACGGCCAGTTTTACTTCCCACGCGGGATCGCGGTGGATCAATCGGATGGGTCCGTCTACGTGGTGGATATGGGGAATCATCGCATCCAGAAGTTTGACACCAGCACGAACGTCTTGCCGCAGCTATTGACAAAGTGGGGCGGCAGCTCGGAGCCGGGCCATGCGAGCAGCGTTCTGGCGCAGGAAGCGGGACAACTCCGGTCTCCCTGGGGTATCGCGGTCGATGGAGCCGGGGACGTGTACGTGACCGATACCGGGAACCACCGGATTGAAAAGTTCGATAAGGAAGGAAACTTCATCACCCAGTGGGGTGGGTTCGGGAACGGCGACGGGCAGTTCAATTTCCCCTACGGGATTGCCGTCGATGCCAAGGGAAATGTGTTTGTCATCGACAGCGGCAACACCCGCGTGCAGCAGTTTATGCCGGCTGAAGAGGGCGGCGAACGACTCCAGGAAGAAGCAGAGGCGGCGGCGGAAATCGAAAAGGCGCAAGGAGCGTCAAAGATCTAAGTCACTCATCCGGAGGCGATGAAGGGACGCTATGTTGGAGCAAGAACCGCGGACTGGATTAACGTACGATGACGTCGTTCTGGTCCCTGCGAAGTCGCAGGTGCTTCCGAGCGAAGTCAATACGCACACACGCCTCAGTCGTCATATCCAGATCAACATTCCGATCGTCAGTTCCGCCATGGATACCGTCACGGATTCGCGGCTGGCGATCGCGATGGCCCGCGAAGGCGGGATCGGGATCATCCATCGCGTCTTGTCACCGGCCGATCAAGCCGCGGAAGTGGACAAGGTGAAAAAGTCCGAGAGCGGGATGATTCTGGATCCCGTCACGATTTCCCCTGAGCAAACGATTCGGGACGCGCACCAGTTGATGGCCAAGTATCGCATCTCCGGCATTCCCGTGACGAAAAACAAGAAACTGGTCGGCATTCTGACCAACCGTGATCTGCGGTTCGAAAGTCGTATGGAATTGAAGGTGTCTCAGGTAATGAGGCGGGACAAGCTCGTGACTGCGCCGGAGGGGACCAGCTTGGAAAAGGCCCGTGAAATTTTGCATGAGCATCGCATCGAGAAACTGCCCGTCGTGAACAAGCACTTCGAGCTCAAAGGCTTGATCACGATCAAGGATATCGAAAAGCGCATCAAGTATCCCACGGCCTGTAAGGACGGCCACGGACGGCTTCGCATCGGCGCGGCGATCGGGGTCGGGCCAGAGACGGAAGATCGCGTGGCCCAACTCAAGAAAGCTGGTGTGGACGTGATCGTGGTCGATACGGCTCACGGCCATGCTCAAGCAGTGCTGGACACGGTGAAGATGATCAAGAAGCATTATTCCGAGCTGGAACTCGTTGCTGGAAATATTGCGACGGCCGAAGCGGCGAGAGACCTGCTCAAGGCAGGAGTCGATGCGGTGAAAGTCGGTGTCGGACCTGGCTCGATCTGCACAACCCGCATTGTGTCGGGAGCTGGTATGCCGCAGCTGACCGCTATTGCGGATTGCGCCAAAGCATTGGAAGGCAGCGGTGTGCCGATCATCGCCGATGGCGGCATCAAGTTTTCAGGGGACATTACGAAAGCTCTCGCGGCTGGTGCCTCATCGGTCATGCTCGGTGGTTTGTTGGCCGGGACGGAGGAGTCACCGGGCGAGACCGTGCTGTATCAAGCCCGAACCTATAAAGTCTATCGCGGTATGGGATCGATCGGTGCGATGGAGCGTGGGGGTGGAGATCGTTACGGACAGGCCGGGCGTCAAGCCCAGAAGCTGGTGCCGGAAGGGATCGAGGGGCGCGTACCATACAAGGGACCCGTGTCGGCCGTGATTTATCAACTTGTCGGCGGTGTGAAATCCGGAATGGGGTACTGCGGGTGCAAAACAATTCCGGAACTGCAGCAAAAGGCTACGTTTATCCGTCAGACGGTGGCCGGCCTCCGCGAAAGTCACGTCCACGACGTGATCATTACGAAAGAGGCCCCGAACTATCGGATGGATTGGGAGTGATCGAAAGCTATCAGCTCTCAGCCGTCAGCTTTCAGCAAGACACAAATCATTCCCTCCTCGATTCAGATCTTGTCACAGGCAAGTGTGCAATTACCCGATCTGGTGCTTCGCTGATGGCTGAATGCTGACAGCCGAGAGCTATTTTCATGGAACTCTGGCACGATCGTATCCTGGTCCTGGATTTCGGTTCGCAATACACCCAGCTCATCGCGCGTCGAATCCGCGAGGCGCACGTCTATTCCCAGATCATGCCGTGCACCGTCCCGCTTGCGACCGTGCTGGCCTACCGTCCAAAGGGCATCGTGCTGTCCGGCGGGCCGTCGAGTGTCTACGACAAAAAAGCCCCATCGGTCACCAAAGAGCTGTTTACGCAGGGTATCCCGATTCTGGGGATCTGCTACGGGATGCAATTGGTGACGCACCTCTCCGGCGGGGAAGTCGCCAAAGCGTCCCACCGCGAATACGGTCGCGCCGAACTCACGATCGATGATCGATCAGACCTCTTCAAAGGCATCGGCGAGGGCGGCTCGACCATTGTCTGGATGTCGCACGGCGACCGGATCGAACGCATGCCGCCAGGGTTTCGCTCGATCGCGCACACGGGAAATTCTCCGATCGCGGCTATGCGGCGGCACGATGGGAAAGGCCGAATCTATTGCCTGCAGTTTCATCCCGAAGTGGCGCATACGCCGGAAGGCGCCGCGATTCTGCGGAATTTCGTGTACGGCATCTGCGGGTGCCAGCCGTCGTGGACGATGCAGTCCTATGTCGAGACCGCCGTGGAGGAGATCCGCAAACAGGTCGGGAACGACCAGGTCATTTGCGCGTTGAGCGGCGGCGTGGACTCCTCGGTGGCGGCTGTGTTGACACACCGTGCGATCGGCAACCAGCTGACCTGTGTGTTCGTCGATAACGGGGTGCTGCGAGCAGGGGAGCGCGATCAAGTCCAGAAGACCTTCGCGACGCACTTCAAATTAAATCTTCGTATGCTCGACCGAACGGACGAGTTCCTGGCCGGTTTGAAGAATGTGATCGATCCGGAGCGAAAGCGGAAGATCATCGGGCGGCTCTTCATCAAGAACTTTGACGCAGAATCGAAGAAGTTGAAAGGGATCAAGTATCTGGTTCAAGGGACACTCTATCCGGATGTAATCGAGAGCGTAAGTTTTAAAGGCCCGTCCGCAACGATCAAGACGCATCACAACGTCGGCGGCCTGCCGGCACGGATGAAATTAAAGCTGATCGAGCCATTGCGGGAGCTGTTCAAGGACGAGGTGCGGGTCCTGGGAAAGGAACTGGGGATTCCCGACGACGTCATCTGGCGTCAGCCCTTCCCCGGTCCCGGCCTGGCCATTCGTATTCTTGGGTCCGTTACGAAGGAACGGCTCACGATTCTTCGCGAGGCGGAAACAATCGTGGACCAAGAAATTCGTTCGGCTGGCTTGTATCGCGACATCTGGCAGGCGTTTGCCGTGTTATTGCCGATTCGTACGGTCGGCGTGATGGGGGACCAGCGGACCTATGAAAACGTGGTTGCCATTCGCGCGGTGACCAGCCTCGACGGCATGACCGCAGACTGGGCCAAGATTCCGAACGAGGTCCTGGGCAAGATGTCGAACCGAATCATCAATGAAGTGAAGGGTGTGAACCGGGTCGTGTACGATATCAGTTCGAAGCCGCCTTCCACCATTGAATGGGAATAAGGACGTGAGTCGTCATGCGTAATGTGTGAGGCGGAGAGTTGATTCCGCTTTTGCGCATCACGCGTCACGTGTCACGCATCACGCGATGTTCGTCAGACTGCAAAAATTGATCGCTGGGACCGGGATCGCGTCGCGACGAAAAGCAGAGACGTTGATTGCGGCCGGTCGAGTGACGGTCAATGGCAAGGTCGTGACCGAACTCGGGACGAAGGTCGA
Proteins encoded:
- the guaA gene encoding glutamine-hydrolyzing GMP synthase — encoded protein: MELWHDRILVLDFGSQYTQLIARRIREAHVYSQIMPCTVPLATVLAYRPKGIVLSGGPSSVYDKKAPSVTKELFTQGIPILGICYGMQLVTHLSGGEVAKASHREYGRAELTIDDRSDLFKGIGEGGSTIVWMSHGDRIERMPPGFRSIAHTGNSPIAAMRRHDGKGRIYCLQFHPEVAHTPEGAAILRNFVYGICGCQPSWTMQSYVETAVEEIRKQVGNDQVICALSGGVDSSVAAVLTHRAIGNQLTCVFVDNGVLRAGERDQVQKTFATHFKLNLRMLDRTDEFLAGLKNVIDPERKRKIIGRLFIKNFDAESKKLKGIKYLVQGTLYPDVIESVSFKGPSATIKTHHNVGGLPARMKLKLIEPLRELFKDEVRVLGKELGIPDDVIWRQPFPGPGLAIRILGSVTKERLTILREAETIVDQEIRSAGLYRDIWQAFAVLLPIRTVGVMGDQRTYENVVAIRAVTSLDGMTADWAKIPNEVLGKMSNRIINEVKGVNRVVYDISSKPPSTIEWE
- the guaB gene encoding IMP dehydrogenase, with translation MLEQEPRTGLTYDDVVLVPAKSQVLPSEVNTHTRLSRHIQINIPIVSSAMDTVTDSRLAIAMAREGGIGIIHRVLSPADQAAEVDKVKKSESGMILDPVTISPEQTIRDAHQLMAKYRISGIPVTKNKKLVGILTNRDLRFESRMELKVSQVMRRDKLVTAPEGTSLEKAREILHEHRIEKLPVVNKHFELKGLITIKDIEKRIKYPTACKDGHGRLRIGAAIGVGPETEDRVAQLKKAGVDVIVVDTAHGHAQAVLDTVKMIKKHYSELELVAGNIATAEAARDLLKAGVDAVKVGVGPGSICTTRIVSGAGMPQLTAIADCAKALEGSGVPIIADGGIKFSGDITKALAAGASSVMLGGLLAGTEESPGETVLYQARTYKVYRGMGSIGAMERGGGDRYGQAGRQAQKLVPEGIEGRVPYKGPVSAVIYQLVGGVKSGMGYCGCKTIPELQQKATFIRQTVAGLRESHVHDVIITKEAPNYRMDWE
- a CDS encoding 6-bladed beta-propeller; this translates as MVKAWLYYDEMFRFGRSILRADAVQDEWGGGDSIAEAEELPPAPQNLKAKPGNSRITLTWDDVPDAMYYNVYFQTTKGVQIKFSELTRPIAGEEDFKATIGVKKDKATCIEGPRSPFIHDDLANGTCYHYVVTVVTAKGESPESQEAMAIPSPYLLAMCIGQEGVDDGEFSSPTGITLDKDGNIYVADTDNHSIQKFDKTGKFLARWGAEPSSQEGSFYYPRGLAIGSEDVLYVADSGNNRVQRFDLDGNVLQAWGKFGMAWRGADMGRFDVPWGLTTDQEGNLYVSDTSNARIQKFKADGTPLLKWGRDGSFDGAFFFPRGIAVDFVGNIYVADEGNNRIQKFDTRGSFLTKWGREGSGPGQFKSPWGVTCDALGNVYVVDTGNHRIQKFDGNGTFLCSWGNRGRTEGQLNFPYGVAVDKEGCVYVVDSGNNRVLKYVPTEEELNRGKDEAPKGQALSTTPPPHSVAGKAGDTETFLSWMEVPGAVSYNLYFGTSQGITKQTATKIEGVTNPYTHTGLTNDTAYFYAVSAVFQNETESALSREVTATPVLIDITAPQNPYAVINHGAFMTNSPEVVVTISAHDIDTGVGAYFISESPMTPMAGTPGWVDVTPALKFGATIPFILSPGDGQKVIYVWFKDVGGNVSTPASATILVNTSGYVCVAKWGRPGRGASLLHGGEFMAPIYGLSVDQQGSLFVVDNGNNRVQKFDNAGNFIILWGNFGSANSNFHNPSGVACDGKGDVWVVDTNNHRVQKFDGRLGGYLMKFGSRGNGEGQFNSPWGIAIDRVRGYVYVVDSANFRVQKFDMTGEFIMSWGSFGNGDGQFYFPRGIAVDQSDGSVYVVDMGNHRIQKFDTSTNVLPQLLTKWGGSSEPGHASSVLAQEAGQLRSPWGIAVDGAGDVYVTDTGNHRIEKFDKEGNFITQWGGFGNGDGQFNFPYGIAVDAKGNVFVIDSGNTRVQQFMPAEEGGERLQEEAEAAAEIEKAQGASKI
- a CDS encoding pentapeptide repeat-containing protein: MFIHRRIGLVMVIAAVWGGVFAERAGSCEIKGRSTQNDAAVMLSLSADCTDAEREKHAVEAVQMIDALKRGKDVDLSGAVIHGDLLLDALVAGPVPQDLKAVAAIEGKEIRVIQGVVSIVNSIVHGAVRHQSTQDQLVFRSPVTFSGTRFEQTVDLSRSVFMHPVVLSGAIFLRESYFVQARFLSEVVAEKTAFGPHTRFHRARFHEPVTFQQSGFSGLAEFLEVEFERDTNFSRTYFKLGTGFSGSRFRGMANFSESLFDREAFFPFAVFEGDAFFRRATFRSTADFSNAEFRGQDDFAKVLFEGGPEFSGAKRTGRGKDLLGLESPKIQYLITLSLLIFSALLIAYLIKSK
- the scpB gene encoding SMC-Scp complex subunit ScpB; protein product: MSLTVTQAMDEISYVGKAVAAEDVPHGNGHGEEVDRRELRAILEAVLFVSSEPVPVARLVSVLGAVKKADVEQALAQLKQELEQDGRGVQLVQVAGGYRLMTKPDYAPWIKKLEKAKTVQKLSRSALESLAIIAYKQPLVRSEIEQIRGVETSGVLRTLLERKLVRIVGRKEIPGRPIMYGTTKFFLEHFGLQDLSQLPPLRELKELGDAEQAFLPMEDETGHMGGSMLSGASESPDLTLALASPLLTEPVEQA
- a CDS encoding segregation/condensation protein A translates to MEQAELPYQVRIDNFEGPLDLLLHLIKKSEINIYDIPIALIAKQYLEYLEAMKDLNLTVAGEFLVMAATLLQIKSKMLLPVDETTEDEEDGPDPREELVRRLLEYKQFKDAARQLDDQGRLWRELYSREQSPPVETESDELPLEDVSLFDLMDALKGVFERNSGAQLLEIIPDNLTVRDRMNVILEALEGRDSVTFSSLFESSSHRMVIIVTFLALLELIRLRTARVFQAENFGPILVSRTFSLVPDPAELDDAEWRGA